One window of the Thamnophis elegans isolate rThaEle1 chromosome 6, rThaEle1.pri, whole genome shotgun sequence genome contains the following:
- the FOXA2 gene encoding hepatocyte nuclear factor 3-beta: MHSASSMLGVVKMEGHEHTEWSNYYGEPEGYSSMNAGLGMNSYMAMPAMGSAGNLSTVASGGSMGMSYAAGPAGMNLSPGAGAMAGMAAHLSPSLSPLGAQAGSMGAALGAYSALSPVGAGGGGGGYGPAAGLGRARDAKSYRRSYTHAKPPYSYISLITMAIQQSPNKMLTLSEIYQWIMDLFPFYRQNQQRWQNSIRHSLSFNDCFLKVPRSPDKPGKGSFWTLHPDSGNMFENGCYLRRQKRFKCEKPPGAKQQQQQQGASPASGSGKKALPQAEREGPNGASESPRSNASPCREHKRSLAELKGQPEPAPSPAQQQHLLVQHHAHPGLSHEAHLKAEHHYAFNHPFSITNLMSSSEQQQQQQQQHAHHPHPHPHPQHSHHPHPPHPKMDLKAYEQVMHYAGYGSPVPGSLAMGSVTNKSGLEASPLAGDASYYQGMYSRPIMNSS; this comes from the exons ATGCACTCCGCTTCCAGTATGCTGGGAGTCGTGAAAATGGAAGGACACGAGCACACGGAGTGGAGCAACTACTACGGCGAGCCAGAG GGCTACTCCTCCATGAATGCCGGCTTGGGCATGAACAGCTACATGGCCATGCCCGCCATGGGCAGCGCCGGCAACTTATCAACTGTGGCGTCCGGCGGCTCCATGGGCATGTCTTACGCGGCTGGCCCAGCGGGCATGAACCTGTCTCCCGGCGCGGGGGCCATGGCCGGCATGGCGGCCCACCTGAGCCCCAGCTTGAGCCCGCTGGGTGCCCAAGCGGGCTCCATGGGGGCCGCGCTGGGCGCCTACTCTGCACTGAGCCCGGTGGgggccggcggcggcggcggcggctacGGGCCAGCGGCGGGTCTGGGCCGCGCCCGCGACGCCAAGAGCTACCGCCGGAGCTACACGCACGCCAAGCCTCCCTACTCGTACATCTCCCTCATCACCATGGCCATCCAGCAGTCTCCCAACAAGATGCTGACGTTGAGCGAGATCTACCAGTGGATCATGGACCTCTTTCCCTTCTACCGACAGAACCAGCAGCGCTGGCAGAACTCCATCCGCCACTCGCTCTCCTTCAACGACTGCTTCCTCAAGGTGCCGCGCTCGCCAGACAAGCCGGGCAAGGGCTCTTTCTGGACCCTGCACCCCGATTCGGGCAACATGTTCGAGAACGGCTGCTACCTGCGCCGCCAGAAGCGCTTCAAGTGCGAGAAACCGCCCGGcgcaaagcagcagcagcagcaacagggcGCCTCGCCGGCCTCGGGCTCCGGCAAAAAGGCGCTCCCGCAGGCGGAGCGCGAGGGGCCCAACGGAGCCTCGGAATCGCCACGCTCCAACGCCTCGCCTTGCCGAGAGCACAAGCGCTCGTTGGCCGAGCTCAAGGGCCAGCCGGAGCCCGCTCCGTCGCCGGCCCAGCAGCAGCACCTCCTGGTTCAGCATCACGCCCACCCGGGGCTCTCCCACGAGGCCCACCTCAAGGCCGAGCACCACTACGCCTTCAACCACCCCTTCTCCATCACAAACCTGATGTCCTCCAGcgagcaacagcagcagcagcagcagcaacacgcccaccacccccacccccatccccacccccagcACTCCCACCACCCTCATCCTCCCCATCCCAAAATGGACCTGAAGGCTTACGAGCAAGTGATGCACTACGCCGGTTATGGCTCGCCGGTGCCCGGCAGCTTGGCCATGGGCTCCGTCACGAACAAAAGCGGCCTCGAGGCCTCGCCCTTGGCCGGAGACGCCTCCTATTATCAAGGGATGTACTCTAGGCCCATCATGAACTCGTCCTAA